Proteins from a single region of Nocardiopsis dassonvillei subsp. dassonvillei DSM 43111:
- a CDS encoding SpoIIE family protein phosphatase: MSAETSIPPPRVSRAELPDAVRSLLTDSPIGFALLGPDDLLGTINQRLAADVLGRAPAECLGRDPADLLEENGDRDAAADHRACLARARESGQAVRGRHRAPAGQLWDLTWFPVTEPDTDDEYVALIAVPAGEGAEPVDGAALRRDEQRLRALFQAGNQIVWAAGPGGEIREDCPQWRAVTGQELEHYLGRGWLDALHPEDRPRVERAWEDSVLDVTPFDAMFRVRTRSGGYGHYRARAHPVMEGTRTAEWVGTLADITNEREADELRQRLNQQLSEAAMRTARLQKATSDLAEALTADEVVNAMSEIGRSGVGADHTCVVLLDRDRLRLRTIAAAHAHQLPRSTFPTDHPDIAALAVADRLPRLAANPAELGALFDGAPEVDELVGSTPERAWIALPMMTAGRPIGALRFAFSTPREVSDDERVFLEALAGQCALAIGRATLYEQEHNTAEELQRSLLPEELPEVRGVRLAAYYRSGSQNVQVGGDWYDAFPLPDGRVAGVLGDVMGKGIPAAAGMSRIRNALRALAFSMPEPADVLAGLDRMFSATEGMDQVTTLVYFVLDPVTGQLDLSNAGHLPPLVVAGGARPSLLDTEPDTPLGVSSPRGHHKFFVQPGNTVALYSDGLVENRKRSVYSGLDELVHVASSAPPEVVGDPQQMLEYLVESMLDGYEQDDDVTLLAVQLPVIDSVPER; the protein is encoded by the coding sequence TTGAGCGCCGAGACGTCCATTCCGCCACCCCGGGTCAGCAGGGCGGAACTCCCCGACGCGGTCAGATCCCTCCTCACCGACTCCCCGATCGGATTCGCGCTGCTCGGCCCCGACGACCTCCTCGGCACGATCAACCAGCGCCTGGCCGCCGACGTCCTGGGGCGCGCCCCCGCCGAGTGCCTGGGCCGCGACCCCGCAGACCTGCTGGAGGAGAACGGCGACCGCGACGCGGCCGCCGACCACCGGGCCTGCCTGGCCCGGGCGCGCGAGAGCGGACAGGCCGTCCGCGGACGCCACCGCGCCCCCGCCGGACAGCTGTGGGACCTGACCTGGTTCCCCGTCACCGAACCGGACACGGACGACGAGTACGTCGCCCTCATCGCGGTCCCCGCCGGTGAGGGCGCCGAACCCGTCGACGGCGCCGCGCTGCGCCGCGACGAGCAGCGGCTGCGCGCCCTGTTCCAGGCGGGCAACCAGATCGTCTGGGCCGCCGGACCCGGCGGCGAGATCCGCGAGGACTGCCCCCAGTGGCGGGCCGTCACCGGTCAGGAGCTGGAGCACTACCTGGGCCGGGGCTGGCTCGACGCCCTCCACCCCGAGGACCGTCCCCGCGTCGAGCGCGCCTGGGAGGACTCCGTCCTCGACGTCACCCCCTTCGACGCCATGTTCCGCGTGCGGACCCGCTCGGGCGGCTACGGCCACTACCGGGCCAGGGCCCACCCGGTCATGGAGGGGACACGGACCGCCGAGTGGGTCGGCACCCTCGCCGACATCACCAACGAGCGCGAGGCCGACGAACTCCGCCAGCGCCTCAACCAGCAGCTCAGCGAGGCGGCCATGCGCACCGCCCGCCTCCAGAAGGCCACCTCCGACCTGGCCGAGGCGCTCACCGCCGACGAGGTCGTCAACGCCATGTCCGAGATCGGCCGCTCCGGGGTGGGCGCCGACCACACCTGCGTCGTCCTGCTGGACCGCGACCGCCTGCGGCTGCGCACCATCGCCGCCGCGCACGCCCACCAGCTGCCCCGCTCCACCTTCCCCACGGACCACCCCGACATCGCCGCCCTGGCGGTGGCCGACCGGCTGCCCCGCCTGGCCGCCAACCCGGCCGAGCTGGGCGCGCTGTTCGACGGCGCGCCCGAGGTGGACGAACTCGTCGGGTCCACGCCCGAGCGGGCCTGGATCGCGCTGCCGATGATGACCGCGGGGCGCCCCATCGGCGCGCTGCGCTTCGCCTTCTCCACCCCGCGCGAGGTCTCCGACGACGAACGCGTGTTCCTGGAGGCCCTGGCCGGACAGTGCGCGCTGGCCATCGGCCGCGCCACCCTCTACGAGCAGGAGCACAACACCGCCGAGGAGCTCCAGCGCAGCCTGCTGCCCGAGGAACTGCCCGAGGTGCGCGGCGTGCGCCTGGCCGCCTACTACCGGTCCGGGTCGCAGAACGTGCAGGTCGGCGGCGACTGGTACGACGCCTTCCCGCTGCCCGACGGCCGCGTCGCCGGGGTGCTCGGCGACGTCATGGGCAAGGGCATCCCGGCCGCGGCAGGGATGAGCCGCATCCGCAACGCGCTGCGCGCCCTGGCCTTCTCCATGCCCGAGCCCGCCGACGTCCTGGCCGGCCTGGACCGCATGTTCTCGGCCACGGAGGGTATGGACCAGGTCACCACACTGGTCTACTTCGTGCTCGACCCCGTCACCGGACAGCTCGACCTCAGCAACGCGGGACACCTCCCGCCGCTGGTCGTGGCGGGCGGCGCGCGGCCGTCGCTGCTCGACACCGAACCCGACACGCCGCTCGGGGTCAGCTCCCCGCGGGGTCACCACAAATTCTTCGTCCAACCCGGTAACACCGTCGCCCTGTACTCCGATGGACTGGTTGAGAACCGCAAACGGTCCGTCTACTCCGGACTCGACGAGCTCGTCCACGTGGCGTCCTCGGCCCCTCCGGAGGTGGTGGGCGATCCACAGCAGATGCTGGAGTACCTTGTTGAGAGCATGCTCGATGGGTATGAGCAGGACGACGACGTCACGCTGCTCGCCGTCCAGCTTCCGGTGATCGACTCCGTGCCGGAGCGGTAG
- a CDS encoding DNA gyrase/topoisomerase IV subunit B, which translates to MTALTAVVHDPEDYSARHLSVLEGLEAVRKRPGMYIGSTDSRGLTHCMWEIIDNSVDEALGGFCTRIDVTLHSDGSVSVSDDGRGIPVDAEPKSGLSGVELVMTKLHAGGKFGSGSYTASGGLHGVGASVVNALSSRVDVEVDRQGRTHAISFRRGIPGRFAGSGPDAEFTPVSGLEQVRKVAQKITGTRIRFWPDMQIFLKDADIAREALLDRARQTAFLVPGLTLSVRDERVEGEPAHEEEFRFDGGIGEFCTFLAPDEPVSDVLRIQGSGNFTETVPVLDDAGHMVPADVERRLDVDVALRWGTGYDTTVRSFVNVIATPKGGTHINGFERALVRVINEQLRTTKLLRNSDDPVTKDDTQEGLTAVVTVRLPEPQFEGQTKEILGTSAATRIVSQVVGKELREFLTSTKKVEKARARSVLEKVVGAAKARLAARQQRETQRRKTALENSALPAKLVDCRSEGLEHSELFIVEGDSALGTAKLARDSEFQALLPIRGKILNVQKSSVADMLKNAECAAILQVVGAGSGRTFDIDAARYGRIILMADADVDGAHIRCLLLTLIYRYMRPMLEAGRVYAAVPPLHRIELTNTRRKRGSKPEDRYVYTYSDAELSRTLLDLEKRKISWKEPVQRYKGLGEMDADQLAETTMDPRYRTLRRIRVEQAEEASSVFNLLMGNEVAPRRRFIQQGAQELDVARIDT; encoded by the coding sequence GTGACCGCCTTGACCGCAGTCGTCCACGACCCCGAGGATTACTCCGCCCGACACCTGTCGGTCCTCGAAGGTCTTGAGGCGGTGCGCAAACGGCCGGGCATGTACATCGGGTCCACCGACAGCCGCGGCCTCACCCACTGCATGTGGGAGATCATCGACAACTCCGTGGACGAGGCCCTGGGCGGCTTCTGCACCCGGATCGACGTCACACTGCACTCCGACGGGTCGGTGTCGGTGAGCGACGACGGACGCGGAATCCCCGTGGACGCCGAGCCCAAGTCCGGCCTGTCCGGTGTGGAACTGGTCATGACCAAGCTCCACGCGGGCGGCAAGTTCGGCTCCGGCTCCTACACCGCCTCCGGCGGCCTGCACGGCGTCGGCGCCTCGGTGGTCAACGCCCTGTCGTCCCGCGTGGACGTCGAGGTCGACCGCCAGGGCCGCACCCACGCGATCAGCTTCCGCCGGGGCATCCCCGGCCGCTTCGCCGGTTCCGGCCCCGACGCCGAGTTCACGCCGGTCTCGGGCCTGGAGCAGGTCCGCAAGGTGGCCCAGAAGATCACCGGCACCCGCATCCGGTTCTGGCCGGACATGCAGATCTTCCTCAAGGACGCCGACATCGCCCGCGAGGCGCTGCTGGACCGGGCCCGCCAGACCGCGTTCCTGGTGCCGGGCCTGACCCTCTCCGTGCGCGACGAGCGCGTGGAGGGGGAGCCCGCCCACGAGGAGGAGTTCCGCTTCGACGGCGGCATCGGCGAGTTCTGCACCTTCCTGGCCCCCGACGAGCCGGTCAGCGACGTGCTGCGCATCCAGGGCAGCGGCAACTTCACCGAGACCGTCCCGGTCCTGGACGACGCGGGGCACATGGTGCCCGCCGACGTCGAGCGCCGCCTGGACGTGGACGTCGCCCTGCGCTGGGGGACGGGCTACGACACCACCGTGCGCTCCTTCGTCAACGTCATCGCCACCCCCAAGGGCGGCACCCACATCAACGGCTTCGAACGGGCCCTGGTGCGGGTGATCAACGAGCAGCTGCGCACCACCAAGCTGCTGAGGAACAGCGACGACCCCGTCACCAAGGACGACACCCAGGAGGGGCTCACCGCGGTCGTCACCGTCCGCCTGCCCGAGCCCCAGTTCGAGGGCCAGACCAAGGAGATCCTCGGCACCTCCGCGGCGACCAGGATCGTCTCCCAGGTGGTCGGCAAGGAGCTGCGCGAGTTCCTGACCTCCACCAAGAAGGTGGAGAAGGCCAGGGCGCGCAGCGTCCTGGAGAAGGTGGTCGGGGCCGCCAAGGCCCGCCTGGCCGCGCGCCAGCAGCGCGAGACCCAGCGGCGCAAGACCGCCCTGGAGAACTCGGCGCTGCCCGCCAAGCTGGTGGACTGCCGCAGCGAGGGCCTGGAGCACAGCGAGCTGTTCATCGTCGAGGGGGACTCGGCGCTGGGCACCGCCAAGCTGGCCCGCGACTCGGAGTTCCAGGCGCTGCTGCCGATCCGGGGCAAGATCCTCAACGTGCAGAAGTCCTCGGTCGCCGACATGCTCAAGAACGCCGAGTGCGCGGCCATCCTCCAGGTGGTCGGCGCCGGTTCGGGGCGCACCTTCGACATCGACGCGGCCCGCTACGGCCGGATCATCCTCATGGCCGACGCCGACGTGGACGGCGCGCACATCCGCTGCCTGCTGCTCACGCTCATCTACCGCTACATGCGGCCGATGCTGGAGGCCGGACGGGTGTACGCGGCCGTGCCGCCGCTGCACCGCATCGAGCTGACCAACACCCGGCGCAAGCGCGGCAGCAAGCCCGAGGACCGCTACGTCTACACCTACTCCGACGCCGAGCTCTCGCGCACGCTGCTGGACCTGGAGAAGCGCAAGATCTCCTGGAAGGAGCCGGTGCAGCGCTACAAGGGCCTGGGTGAGATGGACGCCGACCAGCTGGCCGAGACCACCATGGACCCGCGTTACCGCACCCTGCGCCGGATCCGTGTGGAGCAGGCCGAGGAGGCCTCGTCCGTGTTCAACCTGCTGATGGGCAACGAGGTCGCCCCGCGCCGCCGCTTCATCCAGCAGGGCGCCCAGGAGCTGGACGTGGCCCGCATCGACACCTGA
- a CDS encoding DUF7455 domain-containing protein, with product MTGTLAPTQPLTAADRCDRCGAQAYVRVLLNSGGELLFCAHHMRKHDDSLRKIASDIQDETDKLTESKTDER from the coding sequence GTGACTGGAACCCTTGCCCCCACCCAGCCGCTGACGGCTGCTGACCGTTGCGACCGCTGTGGTGCGCAGGCTTACGTCCGGGTGCTGCTGAACTCCGGCGGCGAGCTGCTGTTCTGCGCCCACCACATGCGCAAGCACGACGACTCTCTCCGCAAGATCGCCTCGGACATCCAGGACGAGACCGACAAGCTCACCGAGAGCAAGACGGACGAGCGTTAG
- the cds1 gene encoding L-cysteine desulfhydrase Cds1, with product MASSPTGPRPGDDTPWVDRCDDSARSWADEAVRRVVADANRSADTHLHVFPLPPEWGIDLYLKDESVHPTGSLKHRLARSLFLYGLANGWIREGTTIVEASSGSTAVSEAYFAQLVGLDFITVIPRRTSPEKIALIERYGGRCHFVDAPPAMYAEAERLAAETGGHYMDQFTYAERATDWRGNNNIAESIFEQLAMERHPCPEWIVVGAGTGGTSATIGRYLRYRRLGTRLAVVDPENSAFFPGWVTGASDYATGMPSRIEGIGRPRMEPSFVPSVIDLMMPVPDAASIAAMRHLHDRTGLSAGGSTGTNLWGVWHLVARMLREGRRGSVVTLICDGGERYQHSYYNDAWVAERGLDPAPYRATIDRFLAEGVWEPPQTP from the coding sequence ATGGCATCCTCACCGACAGGTCCGCGGCCGGGCGACGACACCCCGTGGGTGGACCGCTGCGACGACAGCGCCCGCTCCTGGGCGGACGAGGCGGTACGCAGGGTCGTCGCCGACGCCAACCGCTCGGCCGACACCCACCTGCACGTGTTCCCGCTCCCCCCGGAGTGGGGCATCGACCTGTACCTCAAGGACGAGTCCGTGCACCCCACGGGCAGCCTCAAGCACCGGCTGGCGCGCTCGCTGTTCCTGTACGGGCTGGCCAACGGGTGGATCCGGGAGGGCACCACCATCGTGGAGGCCAGCTCGGGGTCCACCGCGGTGTCGGAGGCCTACTTCGCCCAGCTGGTCGGCCTGGACTTCATCACGGTCATCCCGCGCAGGACCAGCCCGGAGAAGATCGCCCTGATCGAGCGCTACGGCGGCAGGTGCCACTTCGTGGACGCCCCGCCCGCGATGTACGCCGAGGCCGAGCGGCTGGCCGCCGAGACCGGCGGGCACTACATGGACCAGTTCACCTACGCCGAGCGGGCCACGGACTGGCGCGGCAACAACAACATCGCCGAGTCGATCTTCGAGCAGCTGGCCATGGAGCGCCACCCGTGCCCGGAGTGGATCGTGGTGGGCGCGGGCACCGGCGGCACCTCCGCCACCATCGGCCGCTACCTGCGCTACCGGCGCCTGGGCACCCGGCTGGCGGTGGTGGACCCGGAGAACTCGGCGTTCTTCCCCGGCTGGGTCACCGGCGCGTCCGACTACGCCACCGGGATGCCCTCCCGGATCGAGGGGATCGGCCGCCCCCGCATGGAGCCGAGCTTCGTGCCGTCGGTGATCGACCTGATGATGCCGGTGCCCGACGCCGCGAGCATCGCCGCGATGCGCCACCTGCACGACCGCACCGGGCTCTCCGCCGGAGGCTCCACGGGCACCAACCTGTGGGGGGTGTGGCACCTGGTGGCCAGGATGCTCCGGGAAGGGCGCAGGGGCAGCGTGGTCACCCTGATCTGCGACGGCGGCGAACGCTACCAGCACAGCTACTACAACGACGCCTGGGTGGCGGAGCGGGGCCTGGATCCGGCGCCCTACCGCGCGACCATCGACCGGTTCCTCGCGGAGGGGGTCTGGGAGCCTCCCCAGACCCCCTGA
- a CDS encoding RNA polymerase sigma factor gives MSSASSTRSKQSESLQEPVIQQLIERGRSQGFLEPEDVRRAFEEAEIPMSQAQSVLRSLAKEGVTVLVPESASSRRKAPRRKAATTKTAATRSTSTRSTKTTATSRAAKPVRAAAAQEQTETVTAVVGSAEDAGNEAGAEKKPAAKKPAKKTATKKPATKAAKTTAAKGPTAKTTGLKAAAAKKTATKELGLAADGEFDEDEDGLDDLEHTGAELELVEDTPDPADKDLKPAKPEAVGAPAKPANEDESFVLYDDDDDAPAAQVVAAGATADPVKDYLKQIGKVPLLNAEQEVELAKRIEAGLFAEEKLAEEAELLTVELRDELEWIAEDGGRAKKHLLEANLRLVVSLAKRYTGRGMLFLDLIQEGNLGLIRAVEKFDYTKGFKFSTYATWWIRQAITRAMADQARTIRIPVHMVEVINKLARVQRQMLQDLGREPTPEELARELDMTPEKVVEVQKYGREPISLHTPLGEDGDSEFGDLIEDSEAIQPGEAVSFTLLQEQLHSVLDTLSEREAGVVSMRFGLTDGQPKTLDEIGKVYGVTRERIRQIESKTMSKLRHPSRSQVLRDYLD, from the coding sequence GTGTCATCTGCCAGTTCGACTCGCTCGAAGCAGTCCGAGTCACTGCAAGAGCCCGTCATTCAGCAGCTGATCGAGCGTGGGCGGTCCCAGGGCTTCCTTGAGCCCGAGGACGTGCGCCGTGCCTTCGAAGAGGCCGAAATCCCGATGTCGCAGGCGCAGTCCGTGCTCCGCAGCCTCGCGAAGGAGGGCGTGACCGTACTCGTTCCCGAGTCGGCCTCCTCCCGGCGCAAGGCGCCGCGGCGCAAGGCGGCGACCACCAAGACGGCGGCCACGCGGTCCACCTCGACCAGGTCCACCAAGACCACCGCGACGAGCAGGGCCGCCAAGCCCGTGCGCGCGGCGGCGGCCCAGGAGCAGACCGAGACGGTCACCGCCGTGGTCGGTTCCGCCGAGGACGCCGGGAACGAGGCCGGGGCGGAGAAGAAGCCCGCGGCCAAGAAGCCCGCCAAGAAGACGGCGACCAAGAAGCCCGCGACCAAGGCGGCCAAGACCACCGCGGCCAAGGGCCCGACCGCCAAGACCACCGGCCTCAAGGCCGCCGCCGCCAAGAAGACGGCGACCAAGGAACTCGGACTCGCGGCGGACGGCGAGTTCGACGAGGACGAGGACGGCCTGGACGACCTCGAGCACACCGGCGCCGAGCTGGAGCTGGTCGAGGACACCCCGGACCCGGCGGACAAGGACCTCAAGCCCGCCAAGCCCGAGGCCGTGGGCGCCCCGGCCAAGCCCGCCAACGAGGACGAGTCCTTCGTCCTCTACGACGACGATGACGACGCCCCCGCGGCGCAGGTCGTGGCCGCGGGCGCGACGGCGGACCCGGTCAAGGACTACCTCAAGCAGATCGGCAAGGTCCCGCTGCTCAACGCCGAGCAGGAGGTCGAACTCGCCAAGCGGATCGAGGCCGGCCTGTTCGCCGAGGAGAAGCTGGCCGAGGAGGCCGAGCTCCTCACCGTCGAGCTGCGCGACGAGCTGGAGTGGATCGCCGAGGACGGCGGCCGCGCCAAGAAGCACCTGCTGGAGGCCAACCTCCGGCTCGTGGTCTCGCTCGCCAAGCGCTACACCGGCCGCGGCATGCTCTTCCTGGACCTGATCCAGGAGGGCAACCTCGGTCTGATCCGCGCGGTGGAGAAGTTCGACTACACCAAGGGCTTCAAGTTCTCGACCTACGCCACGTGGTGGATCCGCCAGGCGATCACCCGGGCCATGGCCGACCAGGCGCGCACCATCCGCATCCCGGTGCACATGGTCGAGGTCATCAACAAGCTGGCCCGCGTCCAGCGCCAGATGCTCCAGGACCTGGGCCGCGAGCCCACCCCGGAGGAGCTGGCCAGGGAACTCGACATGACCCCGGAGAAGGTCGTCGAGGTGCAGAAGTACGGCCGCGAGCCGATCTCCCTGCACACCCCGCTGGGCGAGGACGGCGACAGCGAGTTCGGCGACCTCATCGAGGACTCCGAGGCGATCCAGCCGGGCGAGGCGGTCAGCTTCACCCTGCTCCAGGAGCAGCTGCACTCGGTGCTGGACACGCTGTCCGAGCGCGAGGCGGGCGTGGTGTCCATGCGCTTCGGTCTCACCGACGGCCAGCCGAAGACTTTAGACGAGATCGGCAAGGTCTACGGGGTCACCCGTGAGCGCATCCGGCAGATCGAGAGCAAGACGATGTCGAAGCTCCGCCACCCGTCGCGTTCGCAGGTGCTCCGCGACTACCTGGACTAG
- the yaaA gene encoding peroxide stress protein YaaA, with amino-acid sequence MLILLPPSEGKASSGEGPRLDPGTLTLPELTGARERVMAALADLCSGPEETALETLGISARQADALKRNLDLATAPTLRAADLYTGVLYDRLGLPDIPDARVLIFSGLWGVVGPADRLPPYRLSMGVKLPPLGGLGSYWRREAAAPLDEFTGGQLLVDCRSSAYAAAYAPGTGVAVRVLRERVVDGVARRTVVSHMAKATRGDIARSLLLEGVDAATPEELVSALRDLGHTVELPERHVLNVVVRD; translated from the coding sequence ATGCTCATCCTGCTGCCGCCGTCCGAGGGCAAGGCCTCCTCCGGCGAGGGCCCCCGCCTGGACCCGGGGACGCTGACCCTTCCGGAGCTGACCGGGGCCCGCGAGCGGGTCATGGCGGCGCTGGCGGACCTGTGCTCGGGGCCCGAGGAGACCGCGCTGGAGACCCTGGGGATCAGCGCCAGGCAGGCCGACGCGCTCAAGCGCAACCTGGACCTGGCCACCGCGCCCACCCTGCGCGCGGCCGACCTGTACACGGGCGTGCTCTACGACCGGCTCGGCCTCCCCGACATCCCCGACGCCCGGGTCCTGATCTTCTCCGGGCTGTGGGGAGTGGTCGGGCCCGCCGACCGGCTGCCCCCGTACCGCCTGTCCATGGGCGTGAAGCTGCCGCCCCTGGGCGGTCTGGGCTCCTACTGGCGCCGCGAGGCGGCCGCGCCCCTGGACGAGTTCACCGGGGGACAGCTCCTGGTCGACTGCCGCTCGTCCGCCTACGCCGCCGCCTACGCTCCGGGGACCGGCGTGGCCGTCAGGGTGCTGCGCGAGCGCGTGGTGGACGGGGTCGCCAGGCGCACGGTGGTCAGCCACATGGCCAAGGCCACCCGGGGCGACATCGCCCGCTCCCTGCTTCTGGAGGGCGTGGACGCCGCCACCCCCGAGGAGCTGGTGTCGGCCCTGCGCGACCTCGGGCACACCGTGGAACTGCCCGAACGGCACGTCCTGAACGTCGTCGTCCGCGACTGA
- a CDS encoding GNAT family N-acetyltransferase, giving the protein MHEWARRVTRDWPPFEVEERGGWRFGFAEGITKRANCALVLDPDARVAEVTAYYTGRGLRPCVQVWPGEEEVDRRLAEHGYAVVEPSLVLARDLGARPDAPGTSSVAASPGPGWSAAGAARILGRVDAAYATAERGLCRGAAVLDGESVALCAMFTDPAARGRGVAAGLLADLLRWGYDRGARRAYLCVVADNAPALRLYGRAGFTEVSRYHSRVLEGAHEGGGS; this is encoded by the coding sequence GTGCACGAGTGGGCTCGGCGGGTGACGCGGGACTGGCCGCCGTTCGAGGTGGAGGAGCGCGGCGGCTGGCGGTTCGGCTTCGCCGAGGGGATCACCAAGCGGGCCAACTGCGCGCTCGTGCTGGATCCGGACGCGCGCGTCGCCGAGGTCACCGCCTACTACACCGGGCGCGGCCTGAGGCCCTGCGTGCAGGTGTGGCCGGGCGAGGAGGAGGTCGACCGGCGGCTGGCGGAGCACGGCTACGCGGTGGTGGAGCCCTCACTGGTCCTGGCCCGCGACCTCGGCGCGCGCCCCGACGCCCCGGGCACGTCCTCGGTGGCGGCCTCGCCCGGGCCCGGGTGGTCGGCCGCCGGGGCCGCACGCATCCTCGGCCGGGTCGACGCCGCCTACGCAACGGCCGAGCGGGGCCTGTGCCGGGGGGCGGCGGTGCTGGACGGGGAGTCGGTGGCGCTCTGCGCCATGTTCACCGACCCCGCGGCGCGCGGACGCGGCGTGGCCGCCGGGCTGTTGGCCGACCTGCTGCGCTGGGGGTACGACCGCGGCGCGCGGCGGGCCTACCTGTGTGTGGTCGCCGACAACGCCCCGGCGCTGCGGCTGTACGGGCGCGCGGGGTTCACCGAGGTGTCGCGGTACCACAGCCGTGTACTGGAGGGCGCGCACGAAGGCGGCGGCTCCTGA
- a CDS encoding tetratricopeptide repeat protein translates to MEENTYDTFNRARMFMELGDPIYAARTLEPIVDDEPDSRSLLELLGRAYFHSAQLNKAERTFRRIIELDPVDNWAHIALARTLERQSRHEEAATYRRMHAVMSGGSLD, encoded by the coding sequence GTGGAAGAGAACACCTACGACACCTTCAACCGCGCCCGCATGTTCATGGAACTGGGCGACCCCATCTACGCCGCCCGCACCCTCGAACCGATCGTCGACGACGAACCGGACAGCCGTTCCCTGCTGGAGCTGCTGGGCCGCGCCTACTTCCACTCCGCGCAGCTCAACAAGGCCGAGCGGACCTTCCGCAGGATCATCGAGCTGGACCCGGTGGACAACTGGGCGCACATCGCCCTGGCGCGCACGCTGGAGCGCCAGAGCCGCCACGAGGAGGCGGCCACCTACCGGCGCATGCACGCGGTGATGTCCGGGGGCTCCCTGGACTGA